In the Kwoniella pini CBS 10737 chromosome 7, complete sequence genome, one interval contains:
- a CDS encoding phosphatidylserine decarboxylase, whose product MIIRHSTRVISKASIPLRSTSALFNHNSRQHIRSPLISTRWNSNIPKQPYTPPRINEKPSLQEDQSGTGQSSKGKPLNEKVAQAWSTPTRWYPIPIALGALVLLAVQYRKSTRSDIEVESQGEGGAVVKKGGKRVDGPWQVRVLGALPLRSLSQLWGYLNGLVLPVWFRPFGFKLYATIFGCNLDEVPKDLKEYESLGDFFYREMKEGQRPISDAPMVSPADGRVLHFGEIVGSRVEQVKGITYSLEALLGSESSIHGDTQSVQNKGERVDEKNFANINDISYSLSSLLGRGSDNGETKSYEDASLPKTSDKEADASHTENGPEKTIHDGKVAKVLGKLAWFGHKTSSKSELLPKINTPENNLYFMVVYLAPGDYHRFHSPTTWIVERRRHFTGDLFSVSPYIANRMKDLFVLNERVALLGRWKYGFYSMIPVGATNVGSIKINFDQSLRTNTRKITHPPHTYAEAVYSSASSIVNGQPLLTGEEMGGFKLGSTIVMVFEAPKNFKFQVEPGQKVKMGQTLGKLEGEDE is encoded by the exons ATGATCATTCGTCACTCTACGAGAGTGATCTCTAAAGCATCTATACCGCTTCGATCTACTTCAGCCTTATTCAATCATAATTCTCGACAACATATACGTTCTCCTTTGATATCTACTAGATGGAATTCCAATATACCTAAACAACCATACACTCCACCTAGAATCAATGAAAAGCCTTCCTTACAAGAAGACCAATCAGGTACAGGACAATCAAGTAAAGGTAAACCACTTAACG AGAAAGTAGCTCAAGCTTGGTCTACTCCTACTCGATGGTATCCTATTCCTATTGCTCTTGGTGCATTGGTGTTATTAGCAGTACAATATCGGAAATCTACAAGAAGTGATATAGAAGTAGAATCGcaaggtgaaggtggagcTGTAGTTAAGAAAGGAGGTAAAAGAGTTGACGGGCCATGGCAG GTTAGAGTACTAGGTGCTTTACCCCTCCGATCGTTATCCCAATTATGGGGTTACCTCAACGGTCTTGTTCTACCCGTATGGTTCCGACCGTTTGGGTTCAAGTTGTATGCGACAATATTTGGTTGTAATCTAGATGAAGTACCAAAAGACCTGAAAGAGTACGAGAGTTTAGGAGATTTCTTCTATAGGGAGATGAAGGAGGGTCAACGGCCTATATCTGATGCGCCTATG GTGTCGCCGGCAGATGGACGAGTGCTGCATTTCGGTGAGATAGTAGGATCAAGAGTTGAGCAAGTCAAAGGTATTACCTACTCCTTAGAAGCTTTGCTAGGATCTGAATCATCTATACATGGAGATACACAATCTGTTCAAaataaaggagaaagagtTGACGAAAAGAATTTCgcaaatatcaatgataTCTCTTattcactttcatctttattagGTAGAGGATCTGATAATGGAGAAACTAAATCATATGAAGATGCTTCATTACCTAAAACAAGtgataaagaagctgatgctTCACATACTGAAAATGGTCCAGAAAAAACAATACATGATGGTAAAGTTGCAAAagttttaggtaaattagctTGGTTTGGACATAaaacttcatcaaaatctgAATTATTACCTAAAATAAATACAcctgaaaataatttatattttatgGTAGTTTATTTAGCACCAGGTGATTATCATAGATTTCATTCACCTACAACATGGATtgttgaaagaagaagacattTTACAGGAGATTTATTTTCAGTTTCACCTTATATAGCAAATAGAATGAAagatttatttgttttaaatgaaagagTTGCTTTATTAGGTAGATGGAAATATGGTTTTTATTCAATGATACCTGTTGGTGCAACAAATGTTGgttcaattaaaattaattttgatcaatctttAAGAACAAATACAAGAAAAATTACACATCCTCCACATACTTATGCAGAAGCTGTTTATTCTTCTGCAAGTTCAATTGTTAATGGTCAACCACTTTTAACTGGTGAAGAAATGGGTGGATTTAAATTAGGTAGTACAATCGTAATGGTATTTGAAGCTCctaaaaattttaaatttcaaGTTGAACCTGGACAAAAAGTTAAAATGGGTCAAactttaggtaaattagaaggtgaagatgagtAA
- a CDS encoding 18S rRNA biogenesis protein RCL1, protein MTTQAGPSRDILRFTTHRHLRQRILLSILSGKSIRVDGIRSDDVQVGLRDYEINLLRLAEKVTNGSTIEISVTGTSFLFHPGLLPGGNYTHTCHIGRSLGYYLELLIPLAPFCKKPFEINLYGVTGEEGRDMTVDMIRTVTLPHLHIFGVTDGLELQIKKRGSAPLGGGQAIFKCPVVRNLKTVQFLEKGKIRKIRGVAYSTRVSPQFANRMVESARSILNRYIPDIYLITDVYKGDDSGKSPGYGLTLLSQSTTSVLHCSETLSKPNEIQTPEEIALNSTRLLLDEISKGGCIDSKHQWLVSLFMALGKEDVSKIRMGPLTSHTIQFYRDMLEFFGTKYKLTENLTTKEVDVSCIGIGYSNVNKSMA, encoded by the exons ATGACAACTCaagctggaccttcaaGGGATATCCTACGATTCACTACTCATAGACATTTACGTCAGAGAATcttattatcaatattatcaggtaaatcaataaGAGTAGATGGTATAAGGTCAGATGATGTTCAAGTTGGTTTAAGAGATTATGaaataaatcttttaagATTGGCAGAAAAAGTTACAAATGGAAGTAcgattgaaatttcagtTACTG GTACTTCattcctttttcatccAGGTTTACTTCCAGGTGGAAATTATACACATACATGTCATATTGGTAGATCTTTAGGTTATTATTTAGAATTATTAATACCTCTTGCACCATTTTGTAAAAaaccttttgaaattaatttatatgGTGTaacaggtgaagaaggtagagaTATGACT GTTGACATGATTAGAACAGTAACTTTACCTCATTTACATATATTTGGAGTAACAGATGGATTAGAATtacaaattaaaaaaagagGTTCAGCACCTTTAGGTGGTGGTCAAGCTATATTCAAATGTCCAGTAGTAAGAAATTTAAAAACTGTACAATTTttagaaaaaggtaaaataaGGAAAATTAGAGGTGTAGC TTACTCAACTAGAGTATCACCTCAATTTGCGAATAGAATGGTAGAATCAGCTagatcaattttaaatagATATATACCTGatatttatttaataaCAGATGTATATAAAGGTGATGATTCAGgaaa ATCACCAGGATATGGTTTAACATTACTTTCACAATCAACTACATCTGTTTTACATTGTTCTGAAACTTTATCAAAACctaatgaaattcaaactccagaagaaattgcattaaattcaactagattattattagatgaaataaGTAAAGGTGGTTGTATAGATTCAAAACATCAATGGTTAGTTTCATTATTTATGGcattaggtaaagaagatgtatcaaaaattagaatGGGTCCTTTAACTTCTCATAC GATACAATTTTATCGTGATATGCTTGAATTTTTTGGaacaaaatacaaattgaCAGAAAATTTAACAAcaaaagaagttgatgttAGTTGTATTGGAATTGGATATAGTAATGTTAATAAATCAATGGcataa